A DNA window from Hevea brasiliensis isolate MT/VB/25A 57/8 chromosome 2, ASM3005281v1, whole genome shotgun sequence contains the following coding sequences:
- the LOC110644592 gene encoding protein FANTASTIC FOUR 2: MSCSSYCQGLQSCLEPARRQMEPCVLRLKLAPPKYNISLCPPPEGKSFVPDSDGNSKSSNHNVDMGGWSFLQSLASNTSQCTKEGTEKDKIYTPPNFKRSSSMLSEKSLEMCTESLGSETGSDGGESSDEMALLSLSNVNHESLREKSKFRETKRMMSRSTSFPPPLTSISGSTTVQVRPHREGGRLVLKAVSVSSCQAYFRAERIDGRLKLHLVKDCSPSHDPEEEKEEEEESLQEPSVDEESEGEEDNWEEEYSEENSGNGGAEMGMEKLPTPSRCKEGGSESKSLLNNWGTFWVAT, from the coding sequence ATGTCTTGTTCAAGTTATTGTCAGGGCCTCCAGTCATGCCTGGAGCCAGCCCGCCGGCAGATGGAACCGTGTGTTTTGAGGCTAAAATTGGCTCCACCAAAATACAACATTTCCCTTTGTCCACCACCAGAAGGCAAGTCTTTTGTCCCTGACTCCGATGGCAACTCCAAAAGCTCCAACCATAATGTTGACATGGGTGGCTGGAGTTTCCTCCAATCTCTAGCCAGCAATACCTCTCAATGCACCAAAGAAGGCACCGAGAAGGACAAAATTTATACCCCCCCGAACTTTAAACGCTCTTCTTCGATGCTCAGCGAAAAGAGCCTGGAAATGTGCACTGAAAGCTTGGGAAGTGAGACTGGCAGCGACGGTGGAGAAAGCAGCGATGAGATGGCTTTACTTTCTTTATCAAATGTGAATCACGAGAGCCTGCGGGAGAAATCAAAATTTCGAGAAACAAAAAGAATGATGAGTCGAAGCACCAGCTTTCCACCTCCTTTGACATCGATTAGCGGCTCCACTACTGTTCAAGTGAGGCCTCACAGAGAAGGAGGTCGTCTAGTTTTGAAAGCAGTAAGCGTGTCTTCTTGCCAGGCATATTTTCGTGCAGAGCGTATCGATGGCCGGCTGAAGCTTCATCTAGTGAAGGACTGCTCTCCTAGCCATGACcctgaagaagaaaaagaagaagaagaagaatcatTGCAAGAACCATCAGTTGATGAGGAAAGTGAAGGTGAAGAAGACAATTGGGAAGAGGAGTACTCGGAGGAAAACAGTGGAAATGGTGGGGCTGAAATGGGGATGGAGAAGTTGCCTACGCCAAGCAGGTGCAAGGAAGGTGGGAGCGAAAGCAAAAGCTTGCTAAATAATTGGGGGACATTTTGGGTGGCTACTTGA